GAGACTCGGGGCAAACGCAACCCGTGGTTCCTTACAATCCCGTTTGCCCCACCTTTTGGAGTTTACTTTGTTACCCCAGCCTCGTCATCCCGCAAACCAAGAAAGCAGCGCAAAGCTCTTCCCGAGGAGTGGGCGGCCCTGAAAAGGACCTTTGATGGAAAACGAGATTATGGTGATAAAATGTGACTTAACCCCCGAAGCCGTAGAGGGTGCGGCCCTGGCGCTTGAGCGCGTAGACCACGTCCATGGCCGTGACCGTCTTGCGCTTGGCGTGCTCCGTGTAGGTGACGGCGTCCCGGATCACGTTCTCCAGGAACACCTTGAGCACCCCGCGGGTCTCCTCGTAGATGAGGCCGGAGATGCGCTTGACGCCGCCGCGGCGGGCCAGGCGACGGATGGCGGGCTTGGTGATGCCCTGGATGTTGTCGCGCAGCACCTTGCGGTGGCGCTTGGCGCCGCCTTTGCCGAGCCCCTTCCCGCCTTTGCCACGACCAGACATTCTGAAAGAGCCAAGAGCTACTAATGCCCCAAGAGCGTCAGCAACTCCTTCTTATAGGGAACCCTGGCGGACCAGAGTGAAAACCTAAAGAGCTGTGGCAGGAAGTTGTTCTTGGTGGCAGGAAGGGGCCTAAAAGCAGAAAACTTACTACAGTAGggtcctttcttttctgtttcttttcaataATTTTGAATCCTCAACACGctacctgtttttctccctcttattTAATGTGCTTTGTGCTTCATTCAAATTAAACAACGAAACCTTAACATTGTACAGGATACACACAAACAGTGAAGGAAATATTGTGTTTTTATCTCtgcatatatacatgtaattTCTTTATACAAAGTTTGCATGGAGCCACAACTTTGgaacttttctttccttaatatATAGGAGAGATATACTCCATATAATGACTGCACAGGGATTGACCAAGAAGgaataataaagcagaaaatattaagatctagatatattattaaattctGTTCCACCAAAGgtaccaatttttattttccacagcAGCTCCTAGTGTGTCTTACTAATAATGAGTAGATCCACTTCAAAACTAATTCCAACAATCCAGATACAGagaattaacttaaaaaaaaaaacaacaaccaatcTGGTTAATCAGTACAACATCGAATATTTCCCTACTGATTTGAGGAACTTAATTTATCATACTGAATATTTCACACAATTAATTCTTGAGTTTTATTGTTATGTCTATTGCTgaagtattataattatttctaatgtggaaaaatattttggtatttgaCAGTGAATTCCCACCTCAGGGAATtccaaatatttccaaatattccTATTATCactagtctttttttaaaaattaaaaataattgtatgcaCTTACAACAAATAAATTCTCTTAGTAAATTTATCGGTTGGTTTGGGTAAACTTATCTTTGCAATACTATGTCCTGGTAACTTGAAAAGGAATACTACCAATCCATGCATATCTCAGTAGACTATTTTCCAGATAATAtatctgaaaacattaaaaaaacttgcAACAAGAGCAATTAATTTTTTACTAGGGaatatatagaaaattcaaatgagaaaaaaaaaagcatacctTTTTTACTATGTTTCTTCAACTTCAGTTAGCTGGAATACATTTCCAGACCCTTCTCTACCTTAAAAACCAGTAAATTTCCCACCATGCAGTAGCCTCCTTGCCTGTGTGAAACTAGTAATAAGATTAGCAATGGATGGATAAGTTTGTAAGATTCTCTAGTTTCTGAAATtaatagccaaagaatttattcttctataaacattattttataaaaatatggtgCTATTCAGGCTGGTTTctaatatactaaaaattaatatatcaaGATAAACAGTTACAATCAAGgtatttttcttgtatctttacATTACTTCTTGGTTTAAAGGGACCAGAATACACCACCCTTAATTACACCTCTTTGGTGTAAGGATCACTTTGAGCTAATTATGAGAAACAATGAACAAgaaaaagtctttgaaaaatgtGGACGTTCCTTTTTTGTCAAGGACATTTAGGCTTATAATGGAAATCTCCCTCCCTGTACCAGCAAGAGCATGCCAACTCTGAATCTCAAGGCTCACCAATGGAAAAGGTGTCTACTTAATCCGTACGACAAAACCTACCTTCTCCTAGGTAGCCTCTCCTAACTgtcctgcctctgcccaccccaccctgtctTTTATCTTTAACTGGAAATGGCAAATAAGGTAGAAATGGCTTGGGTCACGTTGGGGAGTTCAGTCTTTGTTCCTGAGTATCTGTGACATATATATTGGTATACAAGTTGATAAAATTCTGGTTTTCTCTTACTTTGTCTTTATCACCGACTCTCACCCTAAAACTCAGAATAGCACAGGGAAAACGATTtgctcctcttttatttttttttttaagattttatttatttttatttttagagagagaagggagggagagagagagggagagagaaacatcaatgtgtggttgctgggggttatggcctgcaacccaggaatgtaccctggctgggaatcgaacctgcgacactttggttcccagcccgtgctcaatccactgagctacgccagccaggggttttCTCCTCTTTTACACGGCCCACATCAAATGTTACAGTAAACTTTATTAGTTACAATTGCAAAATACATCCTATACCTGCTCATTGTCTACTGCCACCAATGAAATCAAGCCACGTTTATCTCTCAAAGATCACTAGAGTGTATAATTTATATCCCTCTACAGTTTGTATTCACCACAGAGGCGGTTGCCTTAGTGAATTTTCAAAGAAACCTAAGTCAGGTTATGCCATTTCTCTCTTCAGAACTCATAGAATGGACATCTAGAACGATCTGGAAAACTCGGCATGACATATACAACCTTACAGGATCCTAAAGTTCCTTCTTATCTGACTCCTTATCTGTCTCTGAACTCACTTCCCACCCCTGCATTCTGAGCCCAGGAGACTGCTAGACATTCCGCATACATGACGATCTTGGGAGTCTGTATTATCTTCTTTGCTTAGAGCATCACCCAAAAGAGCAAATTAATTTACTACCTGGTTTTATTCAAATCTTTGCTCAAATACAGTCTAGTCAAATTGTTTCCAGAGTCCTGGTAATGGTTTGAAGAGTGCCCACTTACCCCCCACTCCTGTCTACCTGGATCCTCACATGCAACCTTATTTAGAAATGGGGTCTTTGCAGGTGTAACTATTAAGGATCTCGAGAGGAAAACATCTTGGATTTAGAACGGGCCCTGAATCTGAAGACAGCTGTCATCCTgtaagaagaggagaggacaggcTCACAGGCAAGGAGCTGTGACAGAGGTGGAGGTTGCAGGTGTGCTGCAGAGGCCAAGAAACGCTGAGACTTCAGGCAACCACCGCGGCTGTGAGTcacctcccctcttctcccttagaggatctagaacaggggtgtctAACTCCCGGCCCATGGGCTGCTTGTGGACCAGGGtgactatgaatgtggcccaacacaaaatcataaatttactttaagcctttttttccttatcagttttcgttagtgtttgtgtatttaatgtgtaacccaagataactcttcttcttccagtgtggcccagagacaccaaaaggttgggcaccccagCCGTAGAATGAACGAGTCCCAGTAGCATCGTGATCCAGGACTTCTGGGCTCCAGAACTGCGAGGGGCAAGGGTTTCTGTTGTTTAGTACTGTCAGTTTGCAGTAAAGTGTCGCTGGGAGCTCCAGTAAATTACCTTAACGGTGACACAAAAGAAAacacccccagctccctgctcttCTAGCCCCTGGACCTGATGTCGTTTTCCTCAGAGTACTGATCACAacctaaaacttattttttaaaaaaattgaggggCCATTTCAGTGTCTGTCATCGTTATATATTGTCGCCAGCACTTTTTACTGTAAGAATTTATATTAGAATGAGAAGCAAAGATTTAATAAATCCATACAAGATTATAAATACATCATTTCTTCATACAACTTTTTCAATGTTTTGCTTTCAATGAGATGTGTTTCACCAATGCCTCATCTATCATTTTCTCACCCAATTGAAACAAATGTTAAACTGTACCAGGGAATACTTGAGCACTTCACTTTTAATCCTGAGGTATTTTACCCCGAGGGTCTGAAGTATCACATTACTCACTTGACACAGTAAGTGTCCGTTTTACTGTGATGATGACAGGTATTCAGCTTCCTAATGTATAATTAGTGTCTCCTTTCAAGGATGTTTATGTACTGACATGACAACTGTACTGTAAGTCCCTTTTAAGTAGTGGCTACAACACGATACAAGCAAGCTCTTTTAGTGGAAATGTGGgtggctctgaaaagagccttTGGTTGAAGTTGAAAAAGATCCGAACCCTCCACTTCACTTGCCCTTGGCCTTGTGGTGGCTCTCGGTCTTCTTGGGCAGCAGCACGGCCTGGATGTTGGGCAGCACGCCGCCCTGAGCGATGGTCACCTTGCCCAGCAGCTTGTTGAGCTCCTCGTCGTTGCGGATGGCCAGCTGCAGGTGGCGCGGGATGATGCGCGTCTTCTTGTTGTCGCGCGCCGCGTTGCCCGCCAGCTCCAGGATCTCGGCCGTCAGGTACTCCAGCACGGCCGCCAGGTACACGGGCGCGCCGGCGCCGACCCGCTCGGCGTAGTTGCCCTTGCGCAGCAGGCGGTGCACGCGGCCCACGGGGAACTGCAGCCCGGCCCGCGACGAGCGCGTCTTGGCCTTGGCGCGCGCCTTGCCGCCCTGCTTCCCGCGCCCAGACATATTGAATAGAAAACCGCCTTCTGACTAGAGTGAATTAACAGAACTGGAGATGCCCTATTTATAGTCATTCCAGGGCTCGAAAGTGAATCTCTGTCATTGGCGAAAAGTTACAGTCTTTTCATTTAAACCAATAGGTCCTCGTTCTGAAATACGCTTATTTTGACTGGACAATATTCATGTGACGTTTCTGGAGTTACCGCCAGTCAGACGCGACTTTGCTCACGGCTTCCTTGAGAGGCTGGGCACCGAGAGGACACTCGCAGCCTTACGCTTGTTCTTCACTTTGGCGATTCTCGCGACCATGCCCGAGCCGGCCAAGTCCGCGCCCGCCCCGAAGAAGGGCTCCAAGAAGGCCGTGACCAAGGCCCAGAAGAAGGACGGCAAGAAGCGCAAGCGCAGCCGCAAGGAGAGCTACTCGGTGTACGTGTACAAGGTGCTCAAGCAGGTGCACCCCGACACGGGCATCTCGTCCAAG
This portion of the Phyllostomus discolor isolate MPI-MPIP mPhyDis1 chromosome 14, mPhyDis1.pri.v3, whole genome shotgun sequence genome encodes:
- the LOC114489527 gene encoding histone H4; the protein is MSGRGKGGKGLGKGGAKRHRKVLRDNIQGITKPAIRRLARRGGVKRISGLIYEETRGVLKVFLENVIRDAVTYTEHAKRKTVTAMDVVYALKRQGRTLYGFGG
- the LOC114489530 gene encoding histone H2A type 1, with product MSGRGKQGGKARAKAKTRSSRAGLQFPVGRVHRLLRKGNYAERVGAGAPVYLAAVLEYLTAEILELAGNAARDNKKTRIIPRHLQLAIRNDEELNKLLGKVTIAQGGVLPNIQAVLLPKKTESHHKAKGK